DNA sequence from the Streptomyces sp. NBC_01497 genome:
CCGAGACGGACGCGCGGCATCCCCGCACAACGGGACGTCCGGGCGCCGGGCGGCATGTGACAGGGGCCGGGGCGCGCACGCCGCGCACCCGGACCCCGGTACCGGTGCCCTCCGCCCGAGCAGGTCGGTCGGGGCCCCGTCGGGGCAGGTCAGGTCAGCAGCGTCCTGCCGAGCCAGTCCGCGCTGTCCCGTACCCCGGGCACCGCGAAGAAGTACCCGCCGCCGTACGGCTTGATGTAGTCCACCAGCGGCTCGCCGGCCAGGCGCTTCTGCACGGCCGCGAACTGGCGGTCGATGTCCTGCTGGTAGCAGCAGAAGACCAGCCCGGTGTCCAGGTCCCCGTTGTCCCGCACACCCCGGTCGTAGTTGTAGCCGCGGCGGATCATCCGCATGTCCGCCGTCGCCGCCGTACGGGGGTTGGCGAGCCGGATGTGCGAGTCGAGCGGGATGATGTTGCCCTGCGGGTCCTTCGCGAACTGCGGCTGGTCCGTCTCCCGCCGGCCGTCGAGCGGCGCGCCGGTGTCCCTGGCCCGCCCCATCATCCGCTCCTGCTCGTGGATGGAGACACGGTCCCAGAACTCCACCAGCATGCGGATGAGGCGGACGACCTGATAGCTGCCGCCGGCCGTCCAGTCGGGCTCGCCTGAGTTCTTCGCCACCCACACCAGCTGGTCCATCATGCGCCGGTCGGTCGCGGACGGGTTGGCCGTGCCGTCCTTGAACCCCAGCAGGTTGCGAGGGGTGCCGGACGGGCGCGGCGGCGACACGAAGCCGTCGAGACGCCAGCGGATCTGCATCGCGCCCCGGGTGTGGCGGGCGATGTCGCGCAGCGCGTGGGTGACGGTGTCGGGGTGGTCGGCGCACAGCTGGAGCATCAGGTCGCCGTGGCACCAGTCGGCGTCGAGGTCGTCGTCGGGGAAGGTGTCCATCGGGCGGAGCCTGCGGGGCTTGCGCGCGCCGAGCCCGAAGCGGTCGTCGAAGAGGGCGGAGCCGACGCCGAGCGTGGCGGTCAGCCCGTCGGCGGGCACCACGGGGCCGAGGACGCCGGAGTCCGGGAGCGGCGCGGAGATCCCGAGCGGGTCGGGCACGCCGCCCTTGGTGAGGAACCGCAGCCGCTCGGTCACGGTCTTGAACAGGTCGCCCAGTTCGGCGCGGCTGCGGGCCGTCACGTCGAAGGACGTGAAGACCGCGCTGCGCTGCAGCGGGGTGAGGATGCCGGCCTGGTGCGCGCCGTGGAAGGCGATGACCCTGTCTCCGTCCTCGGTGGTCGTACTCGCGTCCGGGGCCGCGCTCGTGCCGCCGTCGGCGGCCCACGCAGCCGTGCCCATGCCCGCGGCGCCGAGTGCGGCTCCCGCCGCGCCCGCGGCGACCGCCCGGTGCAGGAAGGACCGCCTGCCCACGCCGTGACCCAGGGGGCACGTGCCCTCACCCGCCGGGTGTGTGGTGTCCCCCGCGTCCCCCGCGCCGCGCGCGGGGTCGTCGCCGGTCGTGGCCGCCATGCCCGGGCGGTCGGGGCCCGCCGGTTCGTCACCGGCCGGGAGGTCGGTCGTGGGGTCGTAGCCGCTCATCGCGCTGCCTTCCGGGGCCGTGCCGTGGGTACCGTCGTCCGCCGCGCGCCGCCCGCTCACGAAGTCCTCCGGATGTCGAAGATCACGGCGACCGGGGCGAGCCGCTCGGCGAGGTCACCGAAGTCCGCGTCGACCCGCTCCCGTTCGGCCCGGGACAGCGTGTCCGGCGCGCGCCAGTCCGAACCCTTCCGGGTCGCGTCCAGATCGCCCTGCGCGGTCGCGAGGGCCGCTTTCAGCTGCGGGAGTCCGGGGTCCCTCGGCGCGAGCAACGGCTGCAGCACGTCGAGCAGTTCGACCGTGCCGTCCAGGCCGGCCCGCGCGGTCGCGTAGGACGTGCCACTGCCGAAGTCGGAACGCCCGGTCAGGTCGAGCTGGATGCTGTCCTCGGTGATCTCGTGCGCCCGCAGGCCCGTGTCCAGCGGGTCCATCCGCGTACCGGCCCACTGGTCGCTGAGGTCCTTCAGGTCCTTGGCGAGCTGGTCGGTGGGGGCCTTCAGGTCCGCGGCCGACTGGCCGTGCCACAGGCCGTACTCGACCCGGTGGAAGCCGCTGAAGTCCTTGTCGTGCACGCCCGCCGGCAGCCCCGCGTCCGTCTCGTCGACGGCAGCGCCGAGGTCGCCGAACGCGCCGTAGGCGCCCCCGAGGCGGGTGTACGCGAGGTGGGCGGGCAGCCAGGCGCGGCGGGCGGCGTCGAGGTCGCCCGCGTCGACGGCGGCCTTGAGCGTGCCGACCTTGTCGAGGACGCTCTTGAAGCCCTCTCCCACCCACTTCTGGTAGGCCAAGGTCGGCGGGATCACGTCGTGCTGGTTGACGGGACTGACCGCGGGGCCGCCCTTGGCGGGGCCGGTGGTGACGCGGACCGCGGGGCCGTTCACCGCGTCCGTGTCCTCGATCAGGCAGCGGAACGCGTAGCTGCCGCGCCCCAGTTGGACCTGGATCGGGCGGGTCGTGCCGGGGCCGAGCCCGTCGATCTCGCCGAGCAGGGCGCCCGAGGAGTCGGTGAGGTAGACCTCCGCCGCGTCGGTCGCGACGTTGTGCACGTCGAAGACCTGGAGGCCCGGCTTCGGGTCGGTCCACCCCTTGCCGCACTGGTCGGACGACGCGGACGCCTCCACGGCGGTGTGCCGCAGACCGTCGGCGACGTCGACGGATGTCGCGGCGGGTTCGCCGTTGCCGGAGGTCAGGCCGAGGGCGAGGACCCCGCCCGCAGCGGCCACCACGACGCAGGCGGCGAACACGACCCACCCCCGGCGTACCCGGCGCACGGGTCTCCCGTCGGGGGCCTGCTCGTCCGGCGGGGCCGGGGACGAGGCGTCCTGCATGTTGTTGCGTATCGGCACGGAACCGGATGTTAGCTCCGCCAACCGGGGGCGCCGGGGATCATTCGGTGAAGTTCCGCCAAAGTTCGGGTGTCCTGACGTCCCATGACGCCCGATGCGTGCCTTTCGGATCCCGGGGACCGGCGGCACCGTCGGGACCCGCGCCGCCCGTCCTGCGACGTCGCCGCGCGGTGCTCGTACCGGCGTGTCCGCCGCGCCACGAACTCCGGGCCCGCCCGCACGACACGCCCGTACGACACGCCGGTACGAGGCCCGTAGGCGGCTCGTACAAGCCCTGGACCGGCCGCGTCGGAGGGCCGAACGAGCCGGGCGGGCCCATGCCCCGGGCGACGGAGTGACCACCGTCACGCAACGGGCCCCGGGGCGGCGCGCACGACGATCCCGGATCGCGTACCCGGCCTGGCCCTGTCCGCCGGGCCTGCCCCGGTCCGCGACTCCCCCACCCGGCGGGCCCCGATTACCTCACCGTCGAAGAAACGGAAATCTATGTCGGCTGGAGTAGACATTGGGGGGTGGGCGTGGTTATGGTTTCTCTCGTAGCCGAGATCGAGCAGGGCCCGGCAGAGACGAACTGGCGGGCAGCGGTACACGCAGTTGCAGTGCGCAGGACGGTGCGGTGGTGGAGTCCCGGAGCCAGGGTTGTCGCAGGACGGCGACGGGACTGACGACCGCACCGGGTGGCCCGCAGTGATCAGGGGCCGCCGCCAGTAGTAGCGCGGTTCAGCAGTACCCAGCAGTGAAGTCACAGAGCAGCACCTTGGTGAAGGCGTCGGCTGGGGGCGCGCGCACCGGGAGGTTCGGCAGTGGGGTTCCAAGCCAGGGCAGATGCAGGACGGGCGACGGGGCTGGCTGTCGAAGAGTGGCGCTGTCACAGGTCACCGAGCAGTACGCATCACCAGCAGTTCGCAGGAGAGCAGTACGAGAAGTACCAGCAGTACGTAAGTGATCCCAGAGGGAAGAAACGGAGGGATTGAGCGCCATCAGGATCGCCCGGGCGGAGTCACAGAACCCGGGTACCGCAGGACATCGACAGTGAGGTGGTCTCCGGTCAAGCAACCGCGATCCCCGCATGCCCCGTCCTCTCCCGGAGGGCCGTGCGGACACAGGGAGCCGGCGCCGTACCAAGGCCGGCAGATGGTGTAGCAGTTCCTTCGGGGCCCTGGTGCCGTACGGCACCAGGGCCCCTCAGCGCGTTCCACAGAGAGGTGCGATGACAGCAGACGATTCGTTCGACCGTCTCAATGACGACGACTTCCCCGCCTACACGATGGGGCGGGCCGCCGAGTCCCTCGGCACCACGCAGGGTTTCCTGCGCGCCCTCGGCGAAGCCCGCCTGATCACCCCGCTGCGTTCCGAGGGCGGACACCGGCGCTACTCCCGCTACCAGCTGCGCATCGCCGCCCGCGCCCGGGAGCTCGTCGACCGCGGCACGTCCATCGAGTCCGCCTGCCGCATCGTCATCCTCGAAGACCAGCTTGAGGAAGCGCGGCGCATCAACGCCGAATACCGTCGTGCCGCCGCCGAATCGGCGGATCCGCCGGAGGCGGACTGACGTGGTGCGGGCCCACCGGACACCGGCGGTCCCGCACACACCCCGCAGGCGATGTGACCGCGGGGCCGTGCGGCCACCACCGCCCGGCCCCGATCCGCGTCCGGACCGTATGCGGGACCCGTGCACGGACGATGAGCGGCGCGGAGCGCGCGATCCCGTCCTCCGAAACGACGGTCGTGCGGCGACCTCTGCGGGCGCCTGCGGCCGCCGGCAGGCGGTGAGGTCGGGGAGTCCCGCCGACGGGACTCCGGCCTCGGGCCCTCCCCCGCGCCGAGCCATCAAGTGGTCGGCCGGCAGGCACGGATTCCTCGCGTGGTGAACGACGACCCCGTTCCTTGAATCCTGCGGCCCCTGTGAGCCAGTATCTGCGACCGCAAGGTGAGAGTTCCCCTTGCGGCGCCGGGAGGGTCCCACCGGCATTGAACAGTGGTGGAGTTATTCCCGTGAACGCAGGAAGATACGACATGCTATGGTCGATCTCAGTTGCAGTTGTGGTTCCCAAAACTTCAAGCGCCTCCACTCGGCCTTCTGTCGCACGAGAGCGCTTTTTATTTCCGGGGCATTTTTCCGGACGGGGCATCATCGCGGCGACACGGCGTCCGTGCAGTGCGGATGCTGGTGTACTGCCCCAAAGGAGATCTGACATGGCATCTGGCACCGTGAAGTGGTTCAACGCGGCCAAGGGTTTCGGCTTCATCGAGCAGGACGGTGGCGGCGCTGACGTGTTCGCCCACTTCTCGAACATCGCCGCCCAGGGGTTCCGCGAGCTGCTCGAAGGCCAGAAGGTCACCTTCGACATCGCGCAGGGCCAGAAGGGCCCCACGGCCGAGAACATCGTTCCGGCCTGACACTGACACGCAGAGACAGCTGGGGCCCGCATCCCTCGGGGTGCGGGCCCCGGCTGCACGCATTTCCCGCTGTGGTTCTCCTGCGGGACGACCACCTCCCAGGAGCTCCTCCGGGGCGCGGACCGTTTCACGTCCGCACTTTCCCGGATCCCCTGGATTCGACGTTCGCTTGACGTCATCCCCTTTCAGCGCCTGCGCCGGCACGGTTCTCCGTGCGCAAGGTCCGCTTTCGCATTCCGTTCGGCCCGTTCTTGTGATTCCCCGCGCTGTTCTTCCGCTGCGGGAATTCCTTGATGCGTGCCGTATCAAGGAAGGTTCTGAATGAACCCCACTCGTACGAATGACCGTTCGTCCCGCGGCCGCCGCACCGGCGGCCCCGCTTTCGGCTCAGCCGCGGGTCCGGTTCGCGGCAACAGCCGCTCCGGTTCGTCCGCCCCGCGCCGCTCGGGCGGCTACGGCCGGCGCCCCGCAGCGGTGCAGGGAGAGTTCGCCCTGCCGAAGACGATCACTCCGGCGCTGCCCGCCGTCGAGGCGTTCTCGGACCTCGCCATGCCCAGGGAGCTCCTGGCCGCGCTCACCGCCCAGGGCCTGTCGGTACCGTTCCCGATCCAGGGCGCGACACTGCCGAACTCCCTGGCCGGCCGTGATGTCCTCGGCCGCGGCAGGACCGGTTCCGGCAAGACGCTGGCCTTCGGTCTGGCCCTGCTGGCCAGGACCGCCGGGCAGCGCGCCGAGGCCCGTCAGCCGCTGGCCCTGGTCCTGGTGCCCACCCGCGAACTGGCCCAGCAGGTCACCGATGCCCTCACCCCCTACGCCCGCGCCGTGAAGCTGCGCCTGGCCACCGTCGTCGGCGGGATGTCGATCGGCCGGCAGTCGGGCGCGCTGCGCGGTGGCGCGGAAGTCGTCGTGGCCACCCCCGGACGCCTCAAGGACCTCATCGACCGCGGCGACTGCCGGCTGGACCAGGTCGCGATCACCGTCCTCGACGAGGCCGACCAGATGGCCGACATGGGCTTCATGCCCCAGGTCACGGCCCTCCTGGACCAGGTGAGCCCCGGGGGCCAGCGCATGCTGTTCTCCGCGACCCTGGACCGCAACGTCGACCGCCTGGTCCGCGGTTACCTCAGCGACCCCGTGGTCCACTCCGTGGACCCCTCGCAGGGCGCTGTCACCACGATGGAACACCACGTCCTGCACGTGCGGGACGCCGACAAGCACCGGATGACGACGGAGATCGCCGCGCGCGAGGGCCGGGTGATCATGTTCCTGGACACCAAGCACGCCGTGGACCGGCTCACGCAGGATCTCCTGAACTCAGGAGTGCGGGCCGGCGCCCTGCACGGCGGGAAGTCACAGCCGCAGCGCACCCGCACCCTCGCCCAGTTCAAAACCGGGCACATCACCGTCCTGGTCGCAACGAACGTCGCGGCCCGCGGCATCCACATCGACAACCTCGACCTCGTCGTCAACGTGGACCCCCCGACGGACCACAAGGACTACCTGCACCGCGGTGGGCGTACGGCCCGTGCCGGGGAGTCCGGCCGCGTCGTCACCCTGGTCACCCCCCACCAGCGGCGCGACATGACCCGTCTCATGGCCGCCGCCGGCATCGTCGCCCAGACCACCCAGGTCCGCTCGGGCGAGGAAGCCCTCAGCCGGATCACCGGCGCCCGCACCCCCTCCGGCGTCCCGGTCACCATCAGCGCGCCGGCGGCCGAGCGGCGTCAGCGCGGCCCGGTCTCCCGCGGCCGACGCAGCCAGGCTTCCGTCGCCCGTCGCCCGTCGCGCGAGCACGCGGCAGTCGGCCTTCGACGCGGCGGCCTGACTGCCACGTGATCAGGAAGCTGACCCACCACTGCAGGAGGCACATGTTGACGCTGGTCCGGATGGGGCCCCGCTCGGCGAGCGCCGTCCCCGCGTACACGACGGTGGCCGACGCCATGGACACGGCCGGACCGCGGGTCCCGCACGACATGGCCGTCGGGGCGGCCCTGGCCGTGATGGCAGGTACCCGCGCCGGGCACCTGCTGGTCCGCGACGCCGACGGCCTGTGCACCGGGCTGGTCACCCGGGCCCAGCTCAATGCCGTCGCTGACGGCTCCGCCTCCACGGACCGGGGCCGGTTGTGCGACATCCTCAGTGGTCACGGGCCGTTCACCTCACCCGTGACCACGGTGGCCGAAGCCGAGCACACCATGCGCCACCGCCGGCTCGCTGCCCTGCCCGTCGTCGACGAACAGGGCAGCGCTCTCGGCATCCCCGCCCTTGCCCGCTGAAAGAACCGTCCCCTTCTTCCGCCTGTGAGGCATCATGCGCTGTGTCATCGCCCGCTTCCCGTTCGACCTCAGCAAGAGCGGCGTCCTGGAGACCATGAAGGGCGTCAAGCCCGAGCAGGTCGTCGGCGAGTCCGTGATCATCGGCCGCCGCACCTATCCCGTCAAGCAGGTCGGCCAGGTCATCACCCGCCAGGACCGCCGCGACTTCACCAGCGGTGAGGTCGTCCGGGCCATGACCCGGCTCGGCTTCACCTGCCGCGGCCTTCCGCAGGCCGCGGCGCCCGCGCCCGTCCTGAACGCGTTGGAACAGGCCTCGGCGATGCTCGGCGCTCCTGCGGCCGTCTGAGCGAAGAGCAGGCACGAGCCGCCACCACAGCGGTGAGGGTCCGACCGGCGCGTGCCGGTCGGACCCTCTCCTCGTACGGCTGGGCGGGACGCTCCGACGAGGACCACCTCGCAGCCGGGAGCGCCTTCGAGCGGGCCGTTCGCCACCGGCCCCCGGAGCAGCCGACGCACGCGCGTCCGCCGTGCACGAACGATTCGGCTGCCGCGCGCGGACGCGCATTCTCCGACCGGACGGCGGCGCTTCGCCGACCGGCCTAGTCGACGCCCTGCAGGATGTGCGGCTCGGCGAGGTCGTCCTCGTACCCGGCGAGGCGGATGGGTGCGGACCTGGCCCACACCTCCAGGCTGCCCAGCTCGTCCGGCTTCCGTGTGCGCCGCTCGACGCCTTCCGGTGGCTGGTCTTCCTGCTGCGTCTTGTCTGGTGTCACCGCGAGACTCCTCCGTGTCGCGTACCTCTGGGGCAGGGGCAGTTCCGTCGCGGTGGCGCCGTTACTCGGAACGGGATCGCGGCCGGGTGCATGGCCTGTCCCAGCAGGCGGCTCCGGGGATGGGTGATCCCCGGTTCGCCGTCCGTACGGACCAGATTAGCCAGATGAGCACGTTCACGCTCCGCCGAGCTCACTTTCGGGGGAGCTTTTCGGTCACTTGGCCCCTACCAGTTGGCGCGGGCGTAATCCTTGAGGAAGCAGCCGTAGAGGTCCTCGCCGCCCTCACCGCGGACGATCGGGTCATAGACGCGGGCGGCGCCGTCCACGAGGTCGAGCGGGGCGTGGAAACCCTCCTCGGCGAGGCGCACCTTGTCCGGGTGCGGCCGCTCGTCCGTGATCCAGCCGGTGTCGACGGCCGTCATCAGGATGCCGTCACTCTCGAACATCTCCTGCGCGCTGGTACGGGTGAGCATGTTCAGCGCGGCCTTCGCCATGTTGGTGTGCGGATGCCCCGCGCCCTTGTACCCCCGGGCGAAGACGCCCTCCATCGCGGAGACGTTGACGACATAGGCGCGCCCTGCGGCCTGGGCCATGGCCGCGCGCAGCCTGCTGATCAGGATGAACGGCGCCGTCGAGTTGCACAGTTGTACTTCGAGCAGTTCGACCGGGTCGACGTCGGAGACCGTCTGCACCCAGCTGTTGGTGTCGTGCAGGTCGGGTACGAGCCCGCCCGCGTCGATCGCGGTACCGGCCTCGATCCGGGCGAGCGTCGCGGACCCGCCGACGAGCGCGAGGCCCGTCACGTCGGCCGCGCTGAGCGACTCGCGACCGGACGGGAGGGCGGCCTGCGCGCCACTGCCGAACGCGCCGATCACCTCGGCGGCCGGCAGCTCACCCGCGGGCAGCGGCGCGGACTCGGCCGAGAGAAGTTCGCTGTAGGCACCGGGCGAACGGCGCACGGTCTGCGCGGCGTTGTTGATCAGGATGTCGAGCGGACCCTCGGCCGCGACGGAGTCGGCCAGCGCCACCACCTGGGCGGGGTCGCGCAGGTCAATGCCGACGATCTTGAGGCGGTGGATCCAGTCGGCGCTGTCCTCCATCGCCTTGAAGCGGCGGATGGCGTCGTTCGGGAAGCGGGTGGTGATGGTGGTGTGGGCGCCGTCGCGCAGGAGCCTCAGCGCGATGTACATGCCGATCTTGGCCCGGCCGCCGGTGAGCAGCGCGCGCTTGCCGGAGAGGTCGGTGCGGGCCTCGCGCCGGGCCCGGTTCTCGGCCGCGCACGCCTGGCACAGCTGGTGGTAGAAGGCGTCCACCTCGACGTAGCGCGTCTTGCAGATGTAGCAGGAACGGGGGCGCCGCAGGACGCCCGCGATGGTGCCCGCCGTGGAGGACGACGGCAGCAGGCCCTGCGTCTCGTCGTCGATGCGCTCGGCGGAACCGGTGGCCGTGGACTCGGTGACCGCCTTGTCGTGGGCGGTCTTCGCCGCCCGGCGCTCCTGCCGCCTTCGGTGCTTGACCGTGCGGTAGACGCCCGCGGTGGCCAGGCGCACGGCGATCGCGTCGGGGTGGTCGATCTCCACGGTGTCGAGTTCGTCCAGCACCGCGAGGCAGATGGCGAGCCGCTCGGGGTCGATACCGGGGCCGAACGCGAGCGCCGACCCGTCCCCGGCCGCCGCGCCGGGCTCACCGGTGGCGGGCTCGCCCGGTCCGCTCTGCTCCGGGACGGAGCCGGCAGCGGACAGCGGTCGTTCGCC
Encoded proteins:
- the efeB gene encoding iron uptake transporter deferrochelatase/peroxidase subunit, translating into MSGRRAADDGTHGTAPEGSAMSGYDPTTDLPAGDEPAGPDRPGMAATTGDDPARGAGDAGDTTHPAGEGTCPLGHGVGRRSFLHRAVAAGAAGAALGAAGMGTAAWAADGGTSAAPDASTTTEDGDRVIAFHGAHQAGILTPLQRSAVFTSFDVTARSRAELGDLFKTVTERLRFLTKGGVPDPLGISAPLPDSGVLGPVVPADGLTATLGVGSALFDDRFGLGARKPRRLRPMDTFPDDDLDADWCHGDLMLQLCADHPDTVTHALRDIARHTRGAMQIRWRLDGFVSPPRPSGTPRNLLGFKDGTANPSATDRRMMDQLVWVAKNSGEPDWTAGGSYQVVRLIRMLVEFWDRVSIHEQERMMGRARDTGAPLDGRRETDQPQFAKDPQGNIIPLDSHIRLANPRTAATADMRMIRRGYNYDRGVRDNGDLDTGLVFCCYQQDIDRQFAAVQKRLAGEPLVDYIKPYGGGYFFAVPGVRDSADWLGRTLLT
- a CDS encoding EfeM/EfeO family lipoprotein, encoding MPIRNNMQDASSPAPPDEQAPDGRPVRRVRRGWVVFAACVVVAAAGGVLALGLTSGNGEPAATSVDVADGLRHTAVEASASSDQCGKGWTDPKPGLQVFDVHNVATDAAEVYLTDSSGALLGEIDGLGPGTTRPIQVQLGRGSYAFRCLIEDTDAVNGPAVRVTTGPAKGGPAVSPVNQHDVIPPTLAYQKWVGEGFKSVLDKVGTLKAAVDAGDLDAARRAWLPAHLAYTRLGGAYGAFGDLGAAVDETDAGLPAGVHDKDFSGFHRVEYGLWHGQSAADLKAPTDQLAKDLKDLSDQWAGTRMDPLDTGLRAHEITEDSIQLDLTGRSDFGSGTSYATARAGLDGTVELLDVLQPLLAPRDPGLPQLKAALATAQGDLDATRKGSDWRAPDTLSRAERERVDADFGDLAERLAPVAVIFDIRRTS
- a CDS encoding MerR family transcriptional regulator encodes the protein MTADDSFDRLNDDDFPAYTMGRAAESLGTTQGFLRALGEARLITPLRSEGGHRRYSRYQLRIAARARELVDRGTSIESACRIVILEDQLEEARRINAEYRRAAAESADPPEAD
- a CDS encoding cold-shock protein translates to MASGTVKWFNAAKGFGFIEQDGGGADVFAHFSNIAAQGFRELLEGQKVTFDIAQGQKGPTAENIVPA
- a CDS encoding CBS domain-containing protein gives rise to the protein MTLVRMGPRSASAVPAYTTVADAMDTAGPRVPHDMAVGAALAVMAGTRAGHLLVRDADGLCTGLVTRAQLNAVADGSASTDRGRLCDILSGHGPFTSPVTTVAEAEHTMRHRRLAALPVVDEQGSALGIPALAR
- a CDS encoding SCO5918 family protein, producing the protein MRCVIARFPFDLSKSGVLETMKGVKPEQVVGESVIIGRRTYPVKQVGQVITRQDRRDFTSGEVVRAMTRLGFTCRGLPQAAAPAPVLNALEQASAMLGAPAAV
- a CDS encoding SDR family NAD(P)-dependent oxidoreductase, which gives rise to MTVTQDTSAYGESTVPEAETVAHGERPLSAAGSVPEQSGPGEPATGEPGAAAGDGSALAFGPGIDPERLAICLAVLDELDTVEIDHPDAIAVRLATAGVYRTVKHRRRQERRAAKTAHDKAVTESTATGSAERIDDETQGLLPSSSTAGTIAGVLRRPRSCYICKTRYVEVDAFYHQLCQACAAENRARREARTDLSGKRALLTGGRAKIGMYIALRLLRDGAHTTITTRFPNDAIRRFKAMEDSADWIHRLKIVGIDLRDPAQVVALADSVAAEGPLDILINNAAQTVRRSPGAYSELLSAESAPLPAGELPAAEVIGAFGSGAQAALPSGRESLSAADVTGLALVGGSATLARIEAGTAIDAGGLVPDLHDTNSWVQTVSDVDPVELLEVQLCNSTAPFILISRLRAAMAQAAGRAYVVNVSAMEGVFARGYKGAGHPHTNMAKAALNMLTRTSAQEMFESDGILMTAVDTGWITDERPHPDKVRLAEEGFHAPLDLVDGAARVYDPIVRGEGGEDLYGCFLKDYARANW